The Kitasatospora paranensis genome has a window encoding:
- a CDS encoding Lrp/AsnC family transcriptional regulator codes for MDDMDWAILRELQEDARLSFSELSRRVHLSPPAVAERVRRLEDSGVVAGYHAQIDAVRAGWTVAAFVRVSCYGPRCVMRDPEVATWPGVREIHRVTGDVCSILRVEAPTMQAFEALIERLAEYGPPSSTMILSTNPGWRPVTAPPA; via the coding sequence ATGGACGACATGGACTGGGCCATCCTGCGGGAACTCCAGGAGGACGCCCGGCTGTCCTTCAGCGAGCTGTCCCGGCGGGTGCACCTGTCGCCGCCGGCGGTCGCCGAACGCGTCCGCCGACTGGAGGACTCCGGGGTGGTGGCCGGCTACCACGCGCAGATCGACGCCGTCCGGGCCGGCTGGACGGTCGCCGCCTTCGTCCGGGTCTCCTGCTACGGGCCGCGGTGCGTGATGCGCGATCCGGAGGTGGCGACCTGGCCGGGCGTCCGGGAGATCCACCGGGTCACCGGCGACGTGTGCAGCATCCTGCGGGTGGAGGCCCCGACGATGCAGGCCTTCGAGGCGCTGATCGAGCGGCTGGCCGAGTACGGGCCGCCGTCCAGCACCATGATCCTCTCCACCAATCCCGGCTGGCGCCCGGTGACCGCCCCGCCGGCCTGA
- a CDS encoding IclR family transcriptional regulator produces the protein MLDKAVGILDCFRPTGGPYRLTELAERAGLTKTTAHRLAADLVRLGLLERSGDRYRLGGKLFELGTLVPRRHGLRETALPFLQDLYEATHETVHLGVRDGHRVVYLERIHGHDALPLPSRVGGSLPLTCTGVGKALLAFSGPALTEEILAGPLTGLTEYSLTDPARLRTAVEQAQVSGLAYEEQESALGVSCIAAPVFDGGGTAVAALSVAVPRDRFRPAQLAPAVRTAALGLSRVLRAGG, from the coding sequence ATGCTGGACAAGGCGGTCGGGATCCTCGACTGCTTCCGGCCCACCGGCGGGCCGTACCGGCTCACGGAACTCGCCGAGCGGGCCGGCCTGACCAAGACCACCGCCCACCGGCTCGCCGCCGACCTCGTCCGGCTCGGCCTGCTGGAGCGCTCCGGCGACCGCTACCGCCTCGGCGGCAAGCTCTTCGAACTCGGCACCCTGGTGCCGCGGCGGCACGGCCTGCGGGAGACCGCGCTGCCCTTCCTCCAGGACCTCTACGAGGCCACCCACGAGACCGTCCACCTCGGCGTCCGGGACGGCCACCGGGTGGTCTACCTGGAGCGCATCCACGGCCACGACGCCCTGCCGCTGCCCTCCCGGGTCGGCGGCAGCCTCCCGCTCACCTGCACCGGCGTCGGCAAGGCGCTGCTGGCCTTCTCCGGCCCGGCCCTCACCGAGGAGATCCTGGCCGGTCCGCTGACCGGCCTCACCGAGTACTCGCTGACCGACCCGGCCCGGCTGCGCACAGCCGTCGAGCAGGCGCAGGTCTCCGGCCTCGCCTACGAGGAGCAGGAGTCCGCGCTCGGCGTGAGCTGCATCGCCGCGCCGGTCTTCGACGGCGGCGGCACCGCGGTCGCGGCGCTGTCGGTGGCCGTGCCGCGGGACCGCTTCCGCCCCGCCCAGCTCGCCCCCGCCGTCCGGACGGCCGCCCTCGGACTCTCCCGGGTGCTGCGGGCGGGCGGCTGA
- a CDS encoding helix-turn-helix transcriptional regulator, which yields MARKPRPVDPAAGPIPAFAHDLRKVREEAGEPTYRALATLAGFSATTLSDAAGGVRFPSLEVTLAYVGACGGDVGAWERRWQDLDRELAGERAASASAAPAAPTPLAAAPGGGAAAPVPATVRGALATVATVAPPAPPSPAVPELISPVDTVTSGRPPRPFAALPTWARWSAAATVLALAAAFGLLTLHPTGGRAARGRSRPGRSPGRPTSSTPSSGPAPTAGRPWWRRRRPAVRCSSPATAWAT from the coding sequence AGGTCCGCGAGGAGGCGGGCGAACCGACGTACCGCGCGCTCGCCACCCTGGCGGGGTTCAGTGCCACGACCCTGAGCGACGCGGCAGGCGGCGTACGCTTCCCCAGCCTGGAGGTGACCCTGGCGTACGTCGGCGCCTGCGGCGGCGACGTCGGCGCGTGGGAGCGGCGCTGGCAGGATCTCGACCGCGAACTCGCGGGCGAGCGTGCCGCATCCGCGTCCGCAGCACCGGCCGCACCGACCCCGCTCGCCGCGGCGCCCGGGGGCGGGGCGGCAGCGCCGGTGCCGGCGACCGTCCGCGGGGCGCTCGCGACCGTGGCGACCGTGGCCCCGCCCGCACCGCCGTCCCCTGCCGTGCCCGAACTCATCTCCCCCGTCGACACGGTGACCTCCGGCCGGCCGCCACGGCCGTTCGCCGCGCTGCCGACCTGGGCCCGCTGGTCGGCGGCGGCCACCGTGCTCGCCCTCGCCGCGGCGTTCGGGCTCCTCACCCTGCACCCGACCGGGGGCCGAGCTGCCCGCGGGCGGAGCCGGCCGGGGCGTTCTCCGGGACGACCTACCTCGTCAACACCCTCGTCCGGGCCGGCGCCAACCGCGGGGCGGCCGTGGTGGCGCAGGCGCCGTCCGGCTGTTCGCTGCAGTTCACCGGCTACTGCCTGGGCGACGTGA
- a CDS encoding CHAP domain-containing protein: MRLHRILRRASGLLAAAAMALGLLTFTGAGAASAATGGGAAALAAANVARTAGSCADTPTTNSLGGTQFEHSCTGGASGGPEYWCADFALWVWRNAGFYTGGLDASAASFLTYGQTNGTLHTSASYVPQPGDAVVYGSTQDSDIHHVGIVTAVNTNGSVTTANGDWGGDPNASTMAQFAVSSKVVSITLAAGQTAVGSVPTAVDPADGYVIKGYTTPAAAAPANPYTPTQVCGSGYTVIDTHDLGGAVVDLLYNASSGRNCVVTMVSQPSVAVPLDATLTVQGEPRSTIPGATPITPDRSPRPPRAPA, encoded by the coding sequence GTGAGACTCCATCGAATACTGCGCCGGGCATCCGGCCTGCTGGCCGCCGCGGCCATGGCCCTCGGCCTGCTGACGTTCACCGGCGCGGGGGCCGCCTCGGCCGCCACCGGCGGCGGTGCGGCGGCCCTCGCGGCCGCCAACGTGGCCAGGACCGCCGGCAGCTGCGCCGACACCCCGACCACCAACAGCCTGGGCGGCACCCAGTTCGAGCACAGCTGCACGGGCGGCGCCTCGGGCGGCCCGGAGTACTGGTGCGCCGACTTCGCCCTGTGGGTCTGGCGCAACGCCGGCTTCTACACCGGCGGGCTGGACGCCTCCGCGGCGAGCTTCCTCACCTACGGCCAGACCAACGGCACCCTGCACACCTCGGCCTCGTACGTGCCGCAGCCCGGGGACGCCGTCGTGTACGGCAGCACCCAGGACTCCGACATCCACCACGTGGGCATCGTGACCGCCGTGAACACGAACGGCTCGGTCACCACCGCCAACGGGGACTGGGGCGGCGACCCGAACGCCTCGACGATGGCCCAGTTCGCCGTCAGCTCCAAGGTCGTGTCGATCACCCTGGCTGCCGGCCAGACCGCGGTCGGCAGTGTGCCGACCGCCGTGGACCCGGCCGACGGCTACGTGATCAAGGGCTACACCACACCCGCCGCCGCGGCGCCCGCCAACCCGTACACGCCGACCCAGGTCTGCGGCAGCGGCTACACCGTGATCGACACCCACGACCTCGGCGGCGCCGTGGTCGACCTCCTCTACAACGCCTCAAGCGGCCGCAACTGCGTGGTGACGATGGTCTCGCAGCCCTCCGTCGCCGTCCCGCTGGACGCCACCCTGACCGTCCAGGGGGAGCCACGGTCGACGATCCCGGGAGCTACACCTATTACGCCGGACCGGTCTCCGCGGCCGCCGCGAGCGCCTGCGTGA
- a CDS encoding AfsR/SARP family transcriptional regulator, translated as MEFGILGPLQIRDDAELRAVPAAKQRVLLAALLVRRGQVVPTELLVDIIWNIHPPRSAATTLRNYVMRLRKGIGRAGERIETRAGGYLINVEAEEFDAHRFIALRDLGAEALRRGEPERARTLFDEALGLWRGPALVDVDSDALRRAEAERLTEARLDVQECRLETELMTGQHAVLFGELRSLTAAHPERERFWVQLMTALYRSGRQSEALTVYQQVRGILDEEFGVEPGAELRTVHQRILAADPELHRPAPAAAGERPSTLLITVPPFQLPPDLPDFTGRATGTADLTRRLDAGSRHAPVLAVVSGAPGTGKTALAVHAAHAARAGHPDGALFADLRGSHLDPAPPATVLRGFLLALGVAPDAVPAGLAERTALYRSLLAGRRLLVVLDDAADTGQIRPLLPADPANTVLVTARRRLADLAGAHAVHTAELPDADARDFLARAAGRARTAADPHATAALIRACEGLPLALRICAARLCARPSWSVRDLADRLTADGRLLDELHAGDLDVRCRLAGAHDALDPAAARALRLLSLADTARLLVDTAAWILGESPARTEELLEQLVDAHLLTGGRPGEYRHSPSSVRSPAS; from the coding sequence ATGGAATTCGGGATCCTGGGGCCGCTGCAGATCCGGGACGACGCGGAACTGCGCGCCGTCCCGGCAGCCAAGCAGCGCGTCCTGCTGGCAGCACTTCTCGTCCGCAGGGGGCAGGTGGTGCCGACGGAGCTGCTCGTCGACATCATCTGGAACATCCACCCTCCACGCAGCGCCGCGACCACGTTACGGAACTACGTGATGCGGCTGCGCAAGGGCATCGGCCGGGCCGGCGAGCGGATCGAGACCCGCGCCGGCGGCTACCTGATCAACGTCGAGGCCGAGGAGTTCGACGCGCACCGCTTCATCGCGCTGCGCGACCTCGGCGCGGAGGCCCTCCGGCGGGGCGAGCCGGAGCGGGCCCGCACTCTGTTCGACGAAGCGCTCGGGCTCTGGCGCGGACCTGCCCTGGTGGACGTCGACTCGGACGCGTTGCGCCGCGCCGAGGCCGAACGGCTCACCGAGGCCCGGCTCGACGTCCAGGAGTGCCGACTGGAGACGGAGTTGATGACAGGTCAGCACGCGGTGCTCTTCGGCGAGCTGCGCTCGCTCACCGCCGCCCACCCCGAGCGGGAGCGGTTCTGGGTGCAGCTGATGACGGCGCTGTACCGCAGCGGGCGGCAGTCCGAGGCGCTGACCGTCTACCAGCAGGTCCGCGGCATCCTGGACGAGGAGTTCGGCGTCGAACCCGGCGCCGAATTACGCACCGTCCACCAGCGCATCCTCGCCGCCGACCCGGAGCTGCACCGGCCGGCCCCGGCGGCGGCCGGGGAGCGCCCCAGCACCCTTCTGATCACTGTCCCGCCCTTCCAACTGCCTCCGGACCTGCCGGACTTCACCGGCCGCGCCACCGGGACGGCCGACCTGACCCGCCGCCTCGACGCCGGCAGCCGGCACGCGCCGGTGCTCGCCGTCGTCTCGGGCGCCCCCGGCACCGGCAAGACGGCCCTGGCCGTCCACGCGGCGCACGCCGCCCGGGCGGGCCATCCCGACGGTGCCCTCTTCGCCGACCTGCGCGGATCCCACCTCGATCCCGCGCCGCCCGCCACGGTGCTGCGCGGCTTCCTGCTCGCCCTCGGCGTGGCGCCCGACGCCGTCCCGGCCGGGCTGGCGGAGCGCACCGCGCTGTACCGCTCGCTGCTGGCCGGGCGGCGCCTGCTGGTCGTCCTGGACGACGCCGCCGACACCGGGCAGATCAGGCCGCTGCTGCCCGCCGACCCCGCCAACACGGTGCTGGTCACCGCCCGCCGCCGGCTCGCCGACCTGGCCGGTGCGCACGCCGTCCACACCGCCGAACTCCCGGACGCCGACGCCCGGGACTTCCTGGCCCGGGCGGCCGGCCGGGCCAGGACGGCCGCCGACCCGCACGCGACCGCCGCCCTGATCCGGGCCTGCGAAGGGCTGCCGCTGGCCCTGCGGATCTGCGCCGCCCGGCTCTGCGCCCGGCCGTCGTGGAGCGTCCGCGACCTGGCCGACCGGCTCACCGCCGACGGCCGGCTGCTGGACGAGCTGCACGCCGGCGACCTGGACGTCCGATGCCGGCTGGCCGGCGCGCACGACGCCCTGGATCCGGCCGCTGCCCGCGCGCTGCGGCTGCTCTCGCTCGCGGACACCGCGCGGCTGCTGGTGGACACGGCGGCCTGGATCCTCGGGGAGTCGCCCGCCCGCACGGAGGAACTGCTGGAGCAGCTGGTCGACGCGCACCTGCTGACCGGCGGCCGGCCCGGCGAGTACCGCCACTCCCCCTCGTCCGTCCGGTCGCCCGCGAGCTGA